A stretch of Pirellulales bacterium DNA encodes these proteins:
- a CDS encoding Gfo/Idh/MocA family oxidoreductase — protein sequence MSTCDRRTFLQTGGAVAATALASRVARADANSRVGIAVIGVNARGREHLGELFKLQDVEVVALCDVDAKVLAERGDWVEQQTGKRPALVGDIRELLQRSDVDAVTIAMPNHWHALAAIWACQHGKDVYVEKPGTHNLFEGRQLVAAAKKYDRIVQHGVQLRSSPAIREAVEHLRNGTIGDVYMARGLVYRWRPSIGKAPDSVAPTHLDWDQWQGPAAERPFSRRFVHYNWHWHWDYGNGDVGNQGVHETDMCLWGLGAGLPSRVNAMGGRFLWDDDKETPELLTTNYYYPETNQMVQFEVRPWITNSEAGATVGNIFYGSEGYMVIKGYGSYEIFLGRDNKPGPKRSAGGELTAHFRNWVDAIRSRDAASLNGPVESAHLSSGLAHLGNIAFRVGRQLEFDPASETFPGDDEANQYLTREYRAPYVVPAEV from the coding sequence ATGAGCACTTGCGATCGTCGCACGTTCCTGCAAACCGGCGGCGCCGTTGCCGCCACCGCTTTGGCCAGCCGCGTCGCTCGGGCCGACGCCAACAGCCGCGTCGGGATTGCCGTCATCGGCGTCAACGCCCGCGGCCGCGAGCACCTGGGCGAGTTGTTCAAGTTGCAGGACGTCGAGGTGGTCGCCTTGTGCGACGTCGACGCCAAGGTGCTCGCCGAGCGAGGCGACTGGGTCGAACAGCAGACCGGCAAGCGGCCGGCGCTGGTCGGCGACATACGCGAGCTGCTCCAACGGTCCGACGTCGACGCGGTGACGATCGCCATGCCGAATCACTGGCACGCGCTCGCGGCGATCTGGGCTTGTCAGCACGGCAAGGACGTGTACGTCGAGAAGCCGGGGACCCACAACCTGTTCGAGGGTCGGCAACTTGTCGCCGCGGCCAAAAAGTACGACCGCATTGTGCAGCACGGCGTGCAGTTGCGCAGCTCGCCCGCGATTCGCGAGGCGGTCGAGCACCTGCGCAACGGGACCATCGGCGACGTCTACATGGCGCGCGGGCTGGTGTATCGCTGGCGGCCCTCGATCGGCAAGGCGCCCGACTCAGTGGCGCCGACTCATCTCGACTGGGACCAGTGGCAAGGGCCTGCGGCGGAACGGCCGTTCTCGAGGCGGTTCGTCCACTACAACTGGCACTGGCATTGGGACTACGGCAACGGCGACGTGGGGAACCAAGGGGTCCACGAGACCGACATGTGTTTGTGGGGATTGGGGGCAGGACTGCCGTCGCGGGTCAACGCGATGGGGGGCCGGTTCCTGTGGGACGACGACAAAGAGACCCCCGAATTATTGACCACGAACTATTACTACCCCGAAACCAACCAGATGGTGCAGTTCGAAGTCCGCCCCTGGATCACCAACTCCGAAGCGGGCGCGACGGTCGGCAACATCTTCTACGGGTCCGAGGGGTACATGGTGATCAAGGGGTACGGCTCGTACGAAATCTTCCTCGGGCGCGACAACAAGCCGGGGCCGAAGCGTTCCGCGGGGGGGGAGCTCACCGCCCACTTCCGCAACTGGGTCGACGCGATCCGCAGCCGCGACGCTGCGTCGCTCAACGGGCCGGTCGAGTCGGCGCACCTGTCGTCGGGGCTCGCCCACTTGGGGAACATCGCCTTCCGGGTCGGCCGGCAATTGGAGTTCGACCCCGCGAGCGAAACCTTTCCCGGCGACGACGAGGCGAACCAGTACCTGACGCGCGAATATCGGGCGCCCTACGTCGTTCCGGCCGAGGTCTAA
- a CDS encoding PQQ-binding-like beta-propeller repeat protein, giving the protein MAGRLVAACLVLVAASVRAEDWPQWRGPTADNCAPAGATAPVAWSEDEGLAWNVPVPGRGHSSPTLVGPRIYLTTADADAQTQSLLVFERASGKLLRTVVVHEGGLPDKIHPNNSHASSTVASDGQRVFALFCNRGAPWVTAFTLEGEQLWQEPAGKFEPRQFEFGFGSSPMVVDDVVIVATEYDGPESGVYALDAATGKQRWRASRPQGLSYSTPVPLTVDGRTLIVMSGNRQLAAYDAATGAEAWSVSGSTFATCGTMVGDTRRGLAFASGGFPGSFTLAVKLDGDHAVVWENTVKSYEQSLLLAGEYLYATADNGVAFCWRASDGDEQWKRRLSGPFSASPVLVGDRIYATNEAGTTFVFAASPEKCDLLAENRLGNSAFATPAPADGRLYHRYAKDVDGRRQEFLAAIGE; this is encoded by the coding sequence ATGGCTGGTCGCCTCGTCGCCGCGTGTCTCGTGCTTGTCGCCGCTTCGGTTCGTGCCGAAGATTGGCCCCAATGGCGCGGCCCCACGGCCGACAACTGCGCCCCCGCCGGCGCCACGGCCCCCGTCGCGTGGAGCGAAGACGAGGGGCTCGCTTGGAACGTCCCCGTCCCGGGGCGCGGGCATTCGTCGCCGACGCTCGTCGGCCCGCGAATCTACCTCACAACCGCCGACGCCGACGCCCAGACCCAATCGCTGCTCGTCTTCGAACGCGCCAGCGGCAAGCTGTTGCGAACGGTCGTCGTCCACGAAGGGGGCTTGCCCGACAAGATTCACCCCAACAATTCGCACGCCAGTTCCACCGTGGCCAGCGACGGCCAGCGGGTCTTCGCCCTGTTCTGCAATCGCGGGGCTCCGTGGGTGACGGCCTTCACCCTGGAGGGCGAGCAACTGTGGCAGGAGCCCGCGGGCAAGTTCGAGCCCCGGCAATTCGAGTTCGGCTTCGGATCCTCGCCGATGGTCGTCGACGACGTCGTAATCGTCGCCACTGAGTACGACGGCCCCGAAAGCGGCGTCTACGCCCTCGACGCCGCGACCGGCAAGCAACGGTGGCGAGCCTCCCGGCCGCAGGGGCTTTCCTACTCGACCCCCGTACCGCTGACGGTCGACGGACGGACGCTGATCGTCATGAGCGGCAATCGCCAGCTTGCCGCCTACGACGCCGCGACCGGCGCGGAGGCGTGGAGCGTCTCCGGCTCGACTTTCGCCACCTGCGGCACGATGGTCGGCGACACGCGCCGCGGATTGGCGTTTGCCAGCGGCGGGTTTCCCGGTTCGTTCACCCTGGCGGTCAAACTTGACGGCGATCACGCCGTCGTCTGGGAGAACACGGTCAAGAGCTACGAACAGTCGCTGCTGCTGGCGGGCGAGTATCTGTACGCCACGGCTGACAACGGGGTGGCGTTCTGCTGGCGCGCCAGCGACGGCGACGAGCAGTGGAAGCGGCGGCTTTCGGGCCCGTTCAGCGCCTCGCCCGTGCTCGTGGGGGATCGCATCTACGCCACCAACGAAGCGGGGACGACGTTCGTCTTCGCCGCCTCGCCGGAGAAGTGCGACCTGCTCGCCGAGAATCGACTCGGCAACTCGGCGTTCGCTACGCCCGCCCCCGCCGACGGCCGACTCTACCACCGCTACGCCAAGGACGTCGACGGCCGGCGACAGGAGTTCCTCGCGGCGATCGGCGAGTAG